In one Chryseobacterium camelliae genomic region, the following are encoded:
- a CDS encoding T9SS type A sorting domain-containing protein, translating into MRKIYSLAVILMSSLVFAQVSLTSTSVAYTQNFDGMAATTVLPTGWNAIRASGSGTVGQALTPVVNDGTSNTGAVFNVGTANAADRALGTIASGSTVPAFGAQFVNNTGAAITSVNISFNHEQWRTGSNAVVETVTFFYSTDATALDNGTWIPVTNLDLVEILTSNNANIAVDGNLTANKAAKSNIISGLNIANGGSLFIKWVDANETGSDGMYAVDDFSLMPSAGSLAVSDFGKTKSLFVKNTFVKNNEIVFGANAKDVKVFNMFGQVVKTASVKADGTLNVADLAKGNYIVTGTVNNEAVSQKILKD; encoded by the coding sequence ATGAGAAAAATTTATTCTTTAGCTGTCATACTAATGTCCTCTTTAGTTTTTGCACAAGTTAGTCTTACATCAACAAGTGTTGCATATACGCAAAATTTTGATGGGATGGCTGCTACAACTGTATTACCAACGGGTTGGAATGCGATTAGAGCTTCCGGTTCGGGTACTGTAGGACAGGCTCTTACTCCGGTAGTTAATGATGGAACGTCGAATACGGGAGCTGTTTTCAATGTTGGAACTGCAAATGCGGCAGATAGAGCTTTAGGAACTATTGCATCAGGTTCTACAGTTCCTGCTTTTGGTGCTCAATTTGTAAATAATACGGGTGCAGCTATTACAAGTGTAAACATTTCATTTAATCACGAACAATGGAGAACAGGAAGTAACGCAGTTGTTGAAACAGTAACTTTCTTTTATAGTACTGATGCTACAGCTTTAGATAATGGTACATGGATTCCGGTTACAAATTTAGATTTGGTTGAGATTTTAACTTCAAATAATGCAAATATTGCTGTAGATGGTAATTTAACTGCTAATAAAGCTGCGAAATCTAATATTATTTCAGGATTAAATATTGCTAATGGAGGCAGTTTATTTATTAAATGGGTAGATGCTAACGAAACGGGAAGTGACGGGATGTATGCAGTAGATGATTTTTCATTAATGCCTAGTGCAGGTTCATTAGCAGTTTCAGATTTCGGAAAAACAAAATCTCTTTTCGTAAAAAATACTTTTGTAAAAAACAACGAAATCGTTTTCGGAGCTAATGCAAAAGATGTAAAAGTTTTCAATATGTTCGGGCAGGTTGTGAAGACAGCATCTGTAAAAGCTGACGGAACTTTAAATGTTGCTGATTTGGCAAAAGGAAATTATATCGTTACAGGTACTGTAAATAATGAAGCGGTTTCTCAAAAGATTTTGAAAGACTAA
- a CDS encoding four helix bundle protein has product MYTYSFEKLEVWQNARGLVKDIYKITRTFPAEERFGITNQIRRATTSITANIAEGMYRNTTKEKLRFINISYSTSIEVINFLILSFDLEFIPEEKYIELREKAEKITNQLNGLYHSLNT; this is encoded by the coding sequence ATGTACACCTACTCATTTGAAAAATTGGAAGTTTGGCAGAATGCAAGAGGTTTAGTAAAAGACATTTACAAAATTACAAGAACATTCCCTGCTGAAGAAAGGTTTGGGATCACCAATCAGATCAGGAGGGCAACAACAAGCATTACCGCAAATATTGCTGAAGGAATGTATAGAAATACCACAAAAGAGAAATTAAGGTTTATCAATATTTCTTACAGTACAAGTATCGAAGTGATTAATTTTTTAATTCTCTCTTTTGATTTAGAATTTATTCCTGAAGAAAAATATATAGAGCTGAGAGAAAAAGCTGAAAAAATCACCAATCAACTTAATGGATTGTATCATTCGCTTAATACATAA